Proteins from a single region of Parasedimentitalea psychrophila:
- the xsc gene encoding sulfoacetaldehyde acetyltransferase produces MKMTTEEAFVKTLQMHGIEHAFGIIGSAFMPISDIFPKAGITFWDCAHEGSGGMMADGYTRATGKMSMMIAQNGPGITNFVTAVKTAYWNHTPLLLVTPQAANKTIGQGGFQEVEQMAAFEDMVCYQEEVRDPSRMAEVLSRVIMQAKRHSAPAQINVPRDYFTQVIDIDMPAIVEFERPSGGSEALGQAAELLSNARFPVILNGAGVVIGGAIPASMALAERLSAPVCCGYQHNDAFPGSHPLSAGPLGYNGSKAAMELISKADVVLALGTRLNPFSTLPGYGIDYWPKDAKIIQVDINPDRIGLTKRVAVGIIGDAQKVATSILEQLSGTAGDEGRDDRLTLISTTKSAWAQQLSSMDHEDDDEGTTWNQRARADKPEWMSPRMAWRAIQSALPKEAIISSDIGNNCAIGNAYPTFEAGRKYLAPGLFGPCGYGLPSVVGAKIGCPDTPVVGFSGDGAFGIAVTELTAIGREEWPAVTQVVFRNYQWGAEKRNSTLWYDDNFVGTELDTQVSYAGIATACGLKGVVAHTMEELTAALHQAIEDQKNGITTLIEAMINQELGEPFRRDAMKNPVAVAGIDAADMRPQKGA; encoded by the coding sequence ATGAAAATGACCACCGAAGAAGCTTTTGTAAAAACACTGCAAATGCATGGCATAGAACACGCTTTTGGGATCATCGGATCGGCATTCATGCCAATCTCGGATATCTTCCCCAAGGCGGGCATCACCTTTTGGGACTGTGCCCACGAAGGCTCTGGCGGCATGATGGCCGATGGCTATACCCGCGCCACCGGCAAAATGTCGATGATGATCGCCCAGAACGGCCCCGGCATCACCAATTTTGTCACCGCCGTCAAAACCGCCTATTGGAACCACACGCCGCTGCTGCTGGTGACCCCGCAGGCCGCCAACAAGACCATCGGTCAGGGCGGCTTTCAGGAAGTTGAGCAGATGGCCGCGTTTGAGGACATGGTCTGCTATCAGGAAGAAGTCCGCGACCCCAGCCGCATGGCCGAGGTGCTGAGCCGCGTCATCATGCAGGCCAAGCGTCACAGCGCTCCAGCCCAGATCAACGTACCACGTGACTATTTCACCCAGGTGATCGACATCGACATGCCTGCCATCGTCGAGTTCGAGCGCCCCAGCGGTGGCTCCGAGGCGCTGGGGCAAGCCGCTGAACTGCTGTCGAATGCCCGGTTCCCGGTCATTCTGAACGGTGCAGGCGTTGTCATCGGCGGCGCCATCCCCGCCTCGATGGCGCTGGCCGAGCGGCTGTCAGCCCCGGTCTGCTGTGGCTACCAGCACAACGACGCCTTCCCCGGCTCGCACCCGCTATCGGCCGGCCCACTGGGCTATAATGGCTCCAAGGCCGCCATGGAGCTGATCTCCAAGGCCGATGTGGTGCTGGCGCTTGGCACCCGGTTGAACCCGTTCTCAACTCTGCCCGGCTATGGCATTGATTACTGGCCCAAGGACGCCAAGATCATTCAGGTCGACATCAACCCCGACCGCATCGGCCTGACCAAAAGGGTCGCCGTGGGTATCATTGGCGATGCGCAGAAAGTGGCGACATCAATCCTGGAGCAGCTTTCGGGCACCGCCGGTGACGAAGGTCGCGACGATCGCCTGACCCTGATCTCCACCACCAAATCGGCCTGGGCGCAGCAACTGTCCAGCATGGACCACGAGGACGACGACGAGGGCACCACCTGGAACCAGCGCGCCCGCGCCGACAAGCCTGAGTGGATGAGCCCCCGGATGGCCTGGCGGGCGATCCAGTCGGCACTGCCGAAGGAAGCGATCATTTCCTCCGACATCGGCAACAACTGCGCCATCGGCAATGCCTACCCAACCTTTGAGGCGGGCCGCAAATATCTGGCTCCCGGTCTGTTTGGCCCCTGTGGCTACGGGTTGCCTTCGGTTGTTGGCGCCAAGATCGGCTGCCCGGACACACCTGTCGTTGGCTTCTCGGGCGATGGTGCCTTTGGCATCGCGGTGACCGAACTGACCGCGATTGGCCGCGAAGAATGGCCCGCCGTCACCCAGGTGGTGTTCCGCAACTACCAGTGGGGCGCCGAAAAGCGCAACTCGACCCTGTGGTATGACGACAACTTTGTCGGCACCGAGCTGGACACCCAGGTGTCTTATGCCGGCATCGCCACCGCCTGTGGCCTGAAAGGTGTGGTCGCCCACACCATGGAAGAGCTGACAGCGGCGCTGCACCAGGCCATCGAAGACCAAAAGAACGGCATCACCACCCTGATCGAAGCGATGATCAATCAGGAACTGGGCGAGCCATTCCGCCGCGACGCGATGAAGAACCCGGTTGCAGTGGCCGGTATCGACGCCGCTGACATGCGCCCTCAGAAAGGCGCCTAA
- the pdxR gene encoding MocR-like pyridoxine biosynthesis transcription factor PdxR: protein MAISVDTFFLSPKAHGTLQAQIQQMIAEGILSGRFHVGEKLPSSRKLAIHLGISRITVTLAYTELLANDYLSSRGRSGYYVSDNAPVPPSYTPPEKSEDTVDWSKTIVRQFTGGDTPRKPQDWRDYKYPFIYGQADPSLFDHANWRLCALRALGQKDFAALTTDYFDQDDPLLIEYIARHTLPRRGITARPEEILITLGAQNALWLVTQILLNGDRKAAIEDPCYYTLRDQLTHSRCQIDAIAVDGDGLPPEQITDDTDVIFTTPSHQSPTTATMPMGRRRALLERARDIDAMIVEDDYEFEMSFLSAPSPALKSLDRDGRVVYVGSFSKSLFPGLRLGYLVGSEPFIRQARALRANVLRHPPGHIQRTVAYFLSLGHYDAQIRRTAKKLHQRRTVMEEAISAHGLTIAGHGVYGGSSIWMQADPSLDMASVARSLMPQSVLVEPGAPFFAAQNRQHNYYRLGYSSIAQNRIEPGLALLAAALQHP, encoded by the coding sequence ATGGCAATATCAGTCGACACTTTCTTTCTCAGCCCCAAAGCCCACGGCACCTTGCAGGCGCAAATCCAGCAGATGATTGCCGAGGGTATTCTGTCTGGCCGTTTTCACGTGGGGGAAAAGCTGCCTTCGTCGCGCAAACTGGCGATACATCTGGGCATCAGCCGCATCACCGTGACGCTGGCCTATACCGAGCTGCTGGCCAATGATTATCTGAGCTCACGCGGTAGGTCGGGCTATTACGTGTCGGACAACGCACCGGTGCCGCCCAGCTATACGCCGCCGGAAAAATCCGAGGACACTGTGGACTGGTCAAAGACCATCGTGCGTCAGTTCACCGGTGGTGACACCCCGCGCAAGCCGCAGGACTGGCGGGATTATAAATATCCGTTCATCTACGGTCAGGCCGACCCCTCACTGTTTGACCACGCCAACTGGCGGCTTTGTGCCCTGCGGGCGCTGGGGCAAAAGGATTTTGCGGCTCTGACAACGGATTATTTCGATCAGGACGACCCGCTGCTGATCGAATATATCGCCCGTCACACCCTGCCCCGACGCGGCATCACCGCCCGCCCCGAAGAGATCCTGATCACTCTGGGGGCGCAGAACGCCCTATGGCTGGTCACGCAGATCCTGCTGAACGGTGATCGAAAGGCCGCGATTGAAGATCCGTGTTATTATACCCTACGCGATCAGTTGACCCACAGCCGCTGCCAGATTGACGCCATTGCGGTGGACGGCGACGGGCTGCCTCCGGAACAGATCACCGATGACACCGACGTCATTTTCACCACCCCCAGCCACCAAAGCCCGACAACAGCAACCATGCCGATGGGGCGTCGCCGGGCACTGCTAGAGCGGGCTCGTGACATTGATGCGATGATCGTCGAAGACGACTATGAATTTGAGATGTCGTTCCTATCGGCCCCCTCACCGGCGCTGAAGTCGCTGGATCGGGATGGCCGGGTGGTCTATGTCGGCAGTTTTTCAAAATCGCTGTTTCCCGGATTGCGGCTGGGCTATCTGGTGGGGTCTGAACCGTTTATCCGCCAGGCCCGCGCCCTGCGCGCCAATGTGCTGCGCCACCCGCCCGGACATATCCAGCGCACGGTGGCCTATTTTCTGTCACTGGGTCACTACGACGCCCAAATCCGCCGCACCGCCAAGAAACTGCACCAGCGCCGCACTGTGATGGAAGAGGCCATTTCCGCGCATGGCCTGACCATCGCCGGTCACGGCGTCTATGGCGGTTCGTCGATCTGGATGCAGGCCGATCCTTCGCTGGACATGGCCAGCGTGGCCCGCAGCCTGATGCCCCAGAGCGTATTGGTCGAACCCGGCGCGCCCTTTTTCGCCGCCCAAAACCGCCAGCACAACTATTACCGGCTGGGCTATTCCTCGATTGCGCAGAATCGCATTGAGCCGGGTTTGGCCTTGCTGGCCGCGGCCCTGCAGCACCCCTGA
- a CDS encoding ArsR/SmtB family transcription factor, whose protein sequence is MQWEQAALGFAAMGSEARLQVLRCLIRAGHEGLMVAEIQDRTGIAPSTLAHHLKCLTGAGVVEQQKLGRSTISRASFQHIEALAQFVLSECCVDADNKKAANDD, encoded by the coding sequence ATGCAGTGGGAACAAGCGGCACTGGGGTTTGCGGCGATGGGGTCCGAGGCGCGGCTGCAGGTGTTGCGCTGCCTGATTCGGGCGGGTCACGAGGGGCTGATGGTGGCTGAAATCCAAGACCGTACCGGGATCGCGCCCTCGACCCTGGCGCATCATCTCAAGTGTCTGACCGGCGCCGGTGTGGTTGAGCAGCAAAAGCTCGGGCGCTCGACCATCAGCCGGGCCAGTTTTCAACATATTGAAGCCCTGGCGCAGTTTGTTCTGAGTGAATGCTGCGTCGATGCGGATAACAAGAAGGCGGCAAATGATGACTGA
- a CDS encoding permease has protein sequence MTDLTQNPGGARDVLKRLKTPWTLIVVLMAAVAVLDPANFTAVGEFALLALLSTGRYILFAVLLLAYLKATGAEVMVARAFEGRETRMIFMAALFGGLAPFCSCEVIPFIAGLLALGAPLSAVMAFWLSSPLIDPPTLLITAAALGWPFAIGKAIVAVALGLFGGFTVRAMMRGGLFASPLRQAPSSCCGCGTPKLDAKPVWKFWQQQPRRDHFRAEFVANGIFLLKWLALAYVLEALLVHYVPADLIATLVGGEGVLPIAIAALVGMPAYLNSYVAPPLLAGLIDQGMSNGAAMSFMVAGAVSSIPAMLAVWSLVKPQVFATYLALGVSGAIVSGVLFQML, from the coding sequence ATGACTGATCTGACCCAAAATCCGGGCGGCGCCCGCGATGTGCTGAAACGGCTGAAAACCCCCTGGACCCTGATCGTCGTCCTGATGGCCGCAGTGGCGGTTCTGGACCCGGCGAATTTCACCGCAGTGGGGGAGTTTGCTCTGCTGGCGCTGCTCAGCACCGGCCGCTACATTCTGTTTGCGGTGCTGTTATTGGCCTATCTCAAGGCCACCGGGGCCGAGGTCATGGTGGCCCGCGCCTTTGAGGGCCGCGAAACCCGGATGATATTCATGGCGGCGCTGTTTGGCGGCTTGGCACCATTTTGTTCCTGCGAGGTGATTCCCTTTATCGCCGGTTTGCTGGCGCTGGGGGCGCCACTGTCGGCGGTGATGGCGTTCTGGCTGTCGTCGCCGCTGATTGATCCGCCGACCCTGCTGATCACCGCTGCGGCGCTGGGCTGGCCCTTTGCCATCGGCAAGGCGATTGTCGCTGTCGCACTGGGCCTGTTTGGTGGCTTCACGGTCCGGGCAATGATGCGGGGCGGGCTGTTTGCCTCTCCTCTGCGCCAGGCCCCCAGTAGCTGCTGTGGCTGTGGCACCCCGAAACTGGACGCAAAACCAGTGTGGAAATTCTGGCAGCAGCAGCCCCGTCGTGATCACTTTCGGGCTGAGTTTGTCGCCAACGGGATTTTCCTGCTGAAATGGCTGGCGCTGGCCTATGTGCTGGAGGCGTTGCTGGTTCACTATGTGCCCGCGGATCTGATCGCCACTTTGGTTGGCGGCGAAGGGGTGCTGCCGATCGCCATCGCCGCGCTGGTCGGAATGCCTGCCTATCTGAACTCTTATGTGGCACCGCCACTGCTGGCTGGGCTGATTGATCAGGGCATGAGCAACGGCGCGGCGATGTCCTTTATGGTGGCGGGTGCTGTCAGCTCGATCCCGGCGATGCTGGCGGTCTGGTCACTGGTCAAGCCGCAGGTGTTTGCCACCTATCTGGCGCTGGGGGTCAGCGGTGCGATTGTGTCGGGGGTGCTGTTTCAGATGCTGTGA
- a CDS encoding class I SAM-dependent methyltransferase produces the protein MTDWTSGYVADIDYTSDFFRELTPAHLGFCALSQGHNHRLNQPNLTYCELGCGQGFSANLLAAANPHIDFHAMDFNPAHMAGAANLAQDAELDNVHFHECSFEDFGAAPGLPQQFDVIALHGVYSWVSKEHQRHITDFISKRLKPAGMVYISYNTLPGWAPVMPLRRILTNRANQGTGPLEQRIKEAMTYAQSLEQSGAHYFSSNPAAVRRLEQMKSNPASYLAHEYFNKDWTPFHFEDVAADLSQAKLSFLGSAEPRDHVDDISFTPEQQTLIQAESDPVQRESLRDILLNEQFRTDIFVKGKLQHSQRGSIAAWFATPLALTRHYSGGVMKLTWRGREVSMERAQFQPVLQALEKGPMTVRALLELEVFGEIPWTDISRMLTLLIGEGYLAPCLPQAGLAERAERCRLFNSAVAKRSEESETLQFFASPVTGGGIALDRLEQLFLLARSEGHKTPGDWADLAWQILAPQGQRLQKDGRTLETPEENLALLRVRATAFAARRLALCENLGLALEPEQALLRSNKVAA, from the coding sequence ATGACTGACTGGACTTCTGGCTACGTGGCCGACATCGACTATACATCTGATTTCTTTCGCGAGCTGACCCCGGCACATTTGGGCTTTTGCGCCCTGTCCCAAGGCCACAATCATCGGCTGAACCAGCCAAACCTGACCTATTGTGAGCTGGGCTGCGGCCAAGGATTTTCCGCCAATCTTCTCGCCGCCGCCAACCCTCACATCGACTTCCATGCGATGGACTTCAATCCCGCCCATATGGCCGGCGCGGCCAATCTGGCACAGGATGCCGAGCTGGATAATGTTCACTTCCATGAGTGCTCGTTTGAGGATTTTGGCGCCGCGCCCGGCCTGCCGCAGCAGTTCGACGTTATCGCGCTGCATGGCGTTTACAGCTGGGTCTCAAAAGAACATCAGAGGCATATCACCGACTTCATTTCCAAACGGCTGAAGCCCGCGGGAATGGTCTATATCAGTTACAATACGCTCCCCGGATGGGCGCCGGTCATGCCGCTGCGTCGCATTCTGACAAACCGGGCAAACCAAGGCACCGGACCGCTGGAACAGCGGATCAAGGAGGCGATGACTTATGCCCAGTCGCTAGAGCAGTCCGGCGCCCACTATTTTTCGAGCAACCCGGCAGCGGTTCGGCGGCTGGAGCAAATGAAATCCAACCCGGCCAGTTATCTGGCGCATGAGTATTTCAACAAGGACTGGACGCCGTTTCATTTTGAGGACGTCGCCGCCGATCTGTCACAGGCCAAGCTGAGCTTTCTGGGATCTGCCGAACCACGCGATCATGTGGACGACATTTCCTTCACCCCGGAACAACAGACCCTAATACAGGCCGAAAGCGACCCGGTGCAGCGCGAGAGCCTGCGTGACATCCTGCTGAACGAGCAGTTTCGCACCGATATATTTGTGAAGGGAAAGCTGCAGCACTCGCAACGCGGATCCATCGCCGCCTGGTTCGCAACGCCGCTGGCTCTGACCCGACACTACAGTGGTGGTGTCATGAAACTGACCTGGCGCGGGCGTGAGGTTTCAATGGAGCGGGCACAGTTTCAGCCGGTGCTTCAGGCGCTCGAAAAGGGTCCGATGACAGTGCGCGCGTTGTTGGAGCTTGAGGTATTTGGAGAAATTCCCTGGACCGATATCTCGCGCATGCTGACCCTGCTGATCGGCGAAGGCTATCTGGCCCCCTGCCTGCCGCAAGCGGGACTTGCCGAGCGGGCCGAGCGCTGTCGCCTGTTCAACTCAGCCGTCGCCAAACGCTCGGAAGAGAGCGAGACACTGCAGTTTTTCGCCTCTCCGGTCACCGGCGGCGGCATTGCGCTGGACCGGCTGGAGCAGCTATTCCTGCTGGCCCGCAGCGAAGGGCACAAAACACCGGGAGACTGGGCCGATCTGGCATGGCAGATCCTGGCGCCACAGGGTCAGCGACTGCAAAAAGACGGCCGCACTCTGGAAACCCCGGAAGAAAACCTCGCCCTGCTGCGGGTGCGCGCCACGGCCTTTGCCGCCCGCCGTCTGGCGCTCTGCGAAAACCTTGGCCTGGCGCTGGAGCCCGAACAGGCCCTGCTGCGCAGCAACAAGGTCGCCGCGTAG
- a CDS encoding aminotransferase family protein, producing MDGTFNENDISHIVDADKAHIWHHLIQHKQFETNDPRIILEGKGMRVWDQNGKEYLDAVSGGVWTVNVGYGRESIAKAVYDQLMKLCYFAQTAGSIPGSLYAEKLISKMPGLSRVYYTNSGSEANEKAFKMVRQIAHRRFGGKKHKILYRDRDYHGGTLATMSAGGQDERVMQYGPLAPGFIRVPHCMEYRNHEQGLDHLSSEEYGIASANLIEEVILREGADTVGALCLEPVTAGGGVITPPPGYWDRVQEICKKYDILLHIDEVVCGVGRTGTWFGYQQYGIKPDIVTMAKGVASGYAAIALCVTTEAVFDMFKDDPSDPLSYFRDISTFGGCTAGPAAALENMRIIEDEDLLGNCNAMGDRMMGNLQALKEKHRIIGDVRGKGLFLGLELVTDRNTKDPVTEAQIAQVTGDCGAQGVIIGASNRSIPGKNNVLCFSPALIATADDIDQITDSVDKALTKVFG from the coding sequence ATGGATGGCACCTTCAATGAAAACGACATCAGCCACATCGTCGACGCCGACAAGGCTCACATCTGGCATCATCTGATTCAGCACAAGCAGTTTGAAACCAATGATCCGCGCATCATCCTTGAGGGCAAGGGCATGCGGGTTTGGGATCAGAACGGCAAAGAATATCTGGATGCGGTCTCGGGCGGTGTCTGGACCGTCAACGTCGGCTATGGCCGCGAAAGCATCGCCAAGGCGGTCTATGACCAGTTGATGAAACTGTGCTATTTCGCCCAGACTGCCGGCTCGATCCCCGGCTCGCTCTATGCCGAAAAACTGATCTCGAAAATGCCGGGCCTGAGCCGGGTTTATTACACCAACTCGGGCTCCGAGGCCAACGAGAAGGCGTTCAAGATGGTGCGCCAGATTGCCCACCGGCGTTTTGGCGGCAAGAAGCACAAGATCCTGTACCGCGACCGCGACTATCACGGCGGCACTCTGGCCACCATGTCGGCGGGCGGTCAGGACGAACGGGTGATGCAATACGGCCCACTGGCCCCTGGCTTCATCCGGGTGCCCCATTGCATGGAATACCGCAACCACGAGCAGGGCCTGGATCACCTGTCGAGCGAAGAATACGGCATCGCCTCGGCCAACCTGATCGAAGAGGTCATCCTGCGCGAAGGTGCCGATACAGTCGGCGCGCTGTGCCTAGAGCCGGTGACCGCTGGCGGTGGTGTGATCACTCCTCCGCCCGGCTATTGGGATCGGGTGCAGGAGATCTGCAAGAAATACGACATCCTGCTGCACATCGACGAGGTGGTCTGTGGTGTCGGCCGCACCGGCACCTGGTTTGGTTATCAGCAATACGGCATCAAGCCGGATATCGTCACCATGGCCAAGGGTGTCGCCTCGGGCTATGCGGCAATCGCGCTCTGCGTCACCACCGAGGCAGTGTTTGACATGTTCAAGGACGATCCAAGCGATCCGCTGAGCTATTTCCGCGACATCTCGACCTTTGGCGGCTGCACCGCCGGTCCGGCTGCGGCGCTGGAAAACATGCGGATCATCGAAGACGAAGATCTGCTGGGCAATTGCAACGCCATGGGCGACCGCATGATGGGCAACCTGCAGGCGCTGAAGGAGAAACACCGGATCATTGGCGACGTGCGTGGCAAGGGGCTGTTCCTGGGTCTCGAACTGGTCACCGACCGCAACACCAAAGACCCGGTCACCGAGGCGCAGATTGCTCAGGTCACCGGTGATTGCGGTGCGCAGGGCGTCATCATCGGCGCCTCCAACCGCTCAATTCCCGGCAAGAATAACGTGCTGTGCTTCTCACCGGCGCTGATTGCCACTGCGGATGACATCGATCAGATCACCGACAGCGTTGATAAGGCCCTAACCAAGGTTTTTGGCTAA
- a CDS encoding aspartate aminotransferase family protein, with product MSHVFPRHTKAQLPTAVAGDGCYLIDADGKRYFDGSGGAAVSCLGHSDAGVIRAVQDQAGKLAFAHTSFLTSEPAEQLADLLIAHAPGDLERVYFVSGGSEATEAAIKLARQYHVERGEPQRRHLIARRQSYHGNTLGALAAGGNEWRRAQFAPLLIDISHIAPCYEYADRGDGESAFDYGQRVANELEAEILRLGPDTVMAFMAEPVVGATSGAVPPVEGYFKRIREICDQYGVLLILDEVMCGMGRTGHLFACDADDVAPDILCIAKGLGAGYQPIGAMLCSKQIYRAVESGSGFFQHGHTYIGHPVATAAALAVVRAMLDRGLVQRSAQMGEKLQSALVSRFGQHPNIGDIRGRGLFRGVELVADRETKTPFDPSLGLAKKIKKAAFEAGLICYPMSGTRDGVLGDHILLAPPFIITDEQILEVVDKLELAIGQCLPKG from the coding sequence ATGAGTCACGTGTTTCCCCGCCATACCAAGGCGCAATTGCCCACCGCCGTTGCCGGTGATGGTTGCTATCTGATTGACGCGGATGGCAAGCGGTATTTCGATGGCTCCGGCGGAGCGGCGGTGTCTTGTCTGGGGCATTCTGACGCGGGTGTGATCCGGGCTGTGCAGGATCAGGCTGGAAAACTGGCCTTTGCCCATACCAGCTTCCTGACCTCTGAGCCGGCCGAGCAGCTGGCCGATCTGCTGATCGCCCATGCGCCGGGGGATCTGGAGCGGGTCTATTTTGTCTCAGGCGGCTCTGAGGCAACTGAGGCGGCGATCAAACTGGCGCGGCAATACCATGTGGAGCGCGGCGAACCGCAGCGCCGACATCTGATCGCCCGGCGGCAAAGCTATCACGGCAACACGCTGGGGGCCTTGGCGGCGGGGGGCAATGAATGGCGACGGGCGCAGTTCGCGCCGCTACTGATCGACATCTCGCATATTGCGCCCTGTTATGAATATGCCGACCGCGGCGATGGTGAGAGCGCTTTTGACTATGGCCAGCGGGTTGCCAATGAGTTGGAGGCGGAGATCCTGCGCCTTGGTCCTGATACGGTGATGGCCTTTATGGCGGAACCGGTGGTCGGGGCCACCTCGGGCGCGGTGCCGCCGGTTGAGGGCTACTTCAAACGTATCCGCGAAATCTGTGATCAATACGGCGTGCTGTTGATTCTGGACGAGGTGATGTGTGGCATGGGTCGTACCGGCCATCTGTTCGCCTGTGATGCGGATGATGTGGCCCCTGACATCCTCTGTATCGCCAAGGGCCTTGGGGCAGGCTATCAGCCCATCGGTGCGATGCTGTGCTCCAAGCAGATTTACAGGGCGGTCGAATCGGGTAGCGGGTTTTTCCAGCACGGTCATACCTATATCGGTCATCCGGTGGCCACCGCGGCCGCATTGGCAGTGGTGAGGGCGATGCTTGATCGCGGGCTGGTACAGCGCAGCGCCCAGATGGGTGAGAAGCTACAGTCCGCCTTGGTTTCGCGATTCGGTCAGCATCCCAATATTGGTGACATTCGCGGTCGGGGGCTGTTTCGCGGGGTGGAACTGGTCGCGGATCGCGAAACTAAGACGCCGTTTGATCCAAGTCTGGGGCTGGCCAAGAAAATTAAGAAGGCGGCCTTTGAGGCTGGGTTGATCTGTTACCCGATGTCGGGCACCCGCGATGGTGTGCTGGGCGACCACATCCTGCTGGCTCCGCCGTTTATCATCACGGATGAGCAGATCCTTGAGGTGGTGGATAAGCTGGAGCTGGCGATTGGTCAGTGCCTGCCCAAGGGGTGA
- a CDS encoding TIGR02300 family protein codes for MPNEEWGVKRICPTTGKRFYDLNKSPIVSPYTGEAMEPETGKSRMMAADAEDAATLKAKEGTSADDTVLDDDDTNDIDLGDDVLDDDDEDEDTVPLEEIADVAANDDDS; via the coding sequence ATGCCCAACGAAGAATGGGGCGTAAAGCGCATCTGCCCAACCACCGGCAAGCGCTTTTACGACCTGAACAAGTCTCCGATCGTCAGCCCCTATACGGGGGAAGCGATGGAACCGGAAACCGGAAAAAGCCGGATGATGGCAGCGGATGCCGAAGATGCGGCAACCCTGAAAGCCAAAGAAGGCACCAGCGCCGACGACACAGTGCTGGATGATGACGATACAAATGATATCGATCTGGGCGATGATGTTCTGGATGATGACGACGAGGACGAAGATACTGTGCCTCTCGAAGAAATCGCCGATGTCGCCGCAAACGATGACGATTCTTAA
- a CDS encoding M48 family metallopeptidase: MADHHLPGAPPVPLTLRRSPRARRISLRISALDGRVTLTLPKSLPEGDALAFAAEKEDWIRSHLAKHPETVAVQMGSCLPIDGRDRRIVAAKGKRVLVREDEIEVPGDRPGRVLQRFLRELARDRLAAASDHYAATLGRSYSRITLRDTRSRWGSCTSDGGLMYSWRLILAPPEVLRYVAAHEVAHLAEMNHSAAFWAQVEHLYGDYQPPRRWLKAQGGGLHRFRFDL; the protein is encoded by the coding sequence ATGGCCGACCATCACCTGCCCGGAGCCCCTCCGGTTCCGCTGACTTTGCGCCGCTCGCCGCGGGCGCGCCGGATCAGCTTGCGGATCTCGGCGCTGGACGGGCGGGTGACGCTGACGCTGCCAAAATCACTGCCCGAAGGGGACGCGCTGGCCTTTGCCGCCGAGAAGGAAGACTGGATCAGAAGCCATCTGGCCAAGCACCCTGAGACCGTGGCGGTGCAAATGGGGAGCTGTCTGCCCATTGATGGCCGGGATCGCCGCATTGTCGCCGCCAAAGGCAAACGGGTGCTGGTCCGCGAGGATGAGATCGAGGTGCCCGGTGATCGGCCGGGGCGGGTGTTGCAGCGGTTCTTGCGTGAACTGGCGCGGGACCGGCTGGCGGCCGCGTCGGATCACTATGCCGCAACATTGGGCCGCTCCTATAGCCGTATCACCCTGCGCGACACCCGCTCTCGCTGGGGCTCCTGCACCTCGGATGGCGGCTTGATGTATTCCTGGCGGCTGATCCTGGCGCCGCCAGAGGTGCTGCGCTACGTCGCCGCACATGAGGTGGCGCATCTGGCGGAAATGAACCACTCAGCCGCATTCTGGGCCCAGGTTGAGCATCTCTACGGCGACTATCAGCCGCCCCGCCGTTGGTTGAAAGCCCAAGGCGGCGGCCTGCACCGCTTTCGGTTCGACCTTTGA
- a CDS encoding GntR family transcriptional regulator, whose protein sequence is MMVSPRPSDQSTSAHERVYRALRTRIMHGEIAPGQALTLRGIGREFGVSMTPARESVRRLVAEGALFLSSSGRVSTPELSNERIEELAALRALLEVELASRALPRAHMALIDRLQSINMGVAEAVSKRDAVGYIRSNLDFHRTLYLRAQAPAMLAMAETVWLQLGPTMRALYGRLRRTEPPRNHKLIIAALKAGDEPGLRLAVRSDVTQGLRMLAG, encoded by the coding sequence ATGATGGTATCTCCCCGCCCTTCAGATCAGTCCACCTCCGCACATGAACGGGTTTACCGCGCCCTGCGCACCCGGATCATGCATGGCGAGATTGCGCCGGGGCAGGCGCTGACCCTGCGCGGCATTGGCCGCGAGTTCGGCGTCTCCATGACCCCCGCCCGCGAATCGGTGCGCCGACTGGTGGCCGAAGGGGCGCTGTTCCTGTCCTCGTCGGGGCGGGTCTCCACCCCGGAGCTCAGCAACGAGCGAATCGAAGAGCTGGCGGCGTTGCGGGCGCTGCTGGAGGTCGAGCTGGCCAGCCGGGCGCTGCCCCGGGCGCATATGGCGCTGATCGACCGGTTGCAGAGCATCAACATGGGCGTCGCCGAGGCGGTGTCGAAACGTGATGCTGTTGGCTATATCCGCTCGAACCTCGATTTTCACCGCACCCTGTATCTGCGCGCACAGGCGCCGGCGATGCTGGCCATGGCGGAAACCGTCTGGCTGCAGCTGGGCCCCACCATGCGGGCGCTATACGGGCGCCTGCGCCGCACCGAACCACCCCGCAATCACAAATTGATCATCGCCGCACTGAAGGCCGGCGACGAGCCGGGATTGCGACTGGCGGTGCGCTCAGACGTGACCCAGGGGCTGCGGATGCTGGCAGGGTAG